In Xyrauchen texanus isolate HMW12.3.18 chromosome 13, RBS_HiC_50CHRs, whole genome shotgun sequence, a single genomic region encodes these proteins:
- the LOC127654446 gene encoding uncharacterized protein C3orf18 homolog isoform X2: MSLATLTPFPTLIPTRPLSTSIPVFTSSVEPRTDQENITSRSTFHSITLSTNVTVFNSTQLPIASVEGAGMGMVLVLFGIITVIGLAIVMLLYIRKKKRLEKLRHQLMPMYNFDPAEEQDDLEKELLDHGRDGSPAGPNSKF, translated from the exons ATGTCTTTGGCCACCTTGACCCCATTCCCCACCCTCATCCCCACCCGTCCCCTCTCCACCTCCATTCCTGTTTTCACAAGTTCAGTAGAACCCAGAACTGACCAGGAGAACATAACTTCCAGGTCCACCTTCCATTCCATCACACTGTCCACCAATGTGACTGTTTTCAACTCCACGCAGCTGCCAATTGCATCTGTGGAAGGCGCAGGGATGGGGATGGTGCTCGTACTCTTTGGCATCATCACAGTAATTGGGCTGGCCATCGTCATG CTTCTGTATATCAGGAAAAAGAAAAG ACTGGAGAAACTGAGACACCAGCTGATGCCCATGTATAACTTTGATCCAGCTGAAGAACAGGACGATCTCGAGAAGGAACTGCTGGACCACGGACGAGACGGAAGCCCAGCAGGACCAAACTCTAAA TTCTGA
- the LOC127654446 gene encoding uncharacterized protein C3orf18-like isoform X1: protein MSLATLTPFPTLIPTRPLSTSIPVFTSSVEPRTDQENITSRSTFHSITLSTNVTVFNSTQLPIASVEGAGMGMVLVLFGIITVIGLAIVMLLYIRKKKRLEKLRHQLMPMYNFDPAEEQDDLEKELLDHGRDGSPAGPNSKTLTTSQGATQKPSRLVFTDVADAINE, encoded by the exons ATGTCTTTGGCCACCTTGACCCCATTCCCCACCCTCATCCCCACCCGTCCCCTCTCCACCTCCATTCCTGTTTTCACAAGTTCAGTAGAACCCAGAACTGACCAGGAGAACATAACTTCCAGGTCCACCTTCCATTCCATCACACTGTCCACCAATGTGACTGTTTTCAACTCCACGCAGCTGCCAATTGCATCTGTGGAAGGCGCAGGGATGGGGATGGTGCTCGTACTCTTTGGCATCATCACAGTAATTGGGCTGGCCATCGTCATG CTTCTGTATATCAGGAAAAAGAAAAG ACTGGAGAAACTGAGACACCAGCTGATGCCCATGTATAACTTTGATCCAGCTGAAGAACAGGACGATCTCGAGAAGGAACTGCTGGACCACGGACGAGACGGAAGCCCAGCAGGACCAAACTCTAAA ACTCTGACTACAAGTCAAGGTGCGACTCAGAAACCCAGTCGACTTGTCTTCACTGATGTGGCCGATGCGATTAATGAATGA
- the LOC127654451 gene encoding high mobility group protein HMGI-C-like isoform X2 gives MSCSGCVFMCVGMDVEETGAGHMEAAEEAPAPKRSRGRPRKQPQKSDEILAPRRPRGRPRGSKNKDQRVTTKPQKTINQEEQQPSHPEVEGAESTEDLPTQTPPSELHQQDSG, from the exons ATGTCTTGCTCCggttgtgtgttcatgtgtgtgggGATGGATGTGGAGGAGACTGGAGCAGGTCACATGGAGGCAGCAGAAGAGGCGCCGGCTCCCAAGCGCAGCAGAGGCAGACCTCGCAAACAACCACAG AAGTCTGATGAAATCCTCGCTCCCAGGAGGCCGAGAGGGAGACCAAGAGGCAGTAAAAATAAAGACCAGAGGGTCACAACAAAA CCTCAGAAAACCATTAATCAGGAAGAACAGCAG CCCTCTCATCCCGAGGTGGAGGGGGCGGAGTCAACAGAGGACCTGCCCACTCAGACTCCGCCTTCTGAATTACATCAGCAGGACAGTGGCTAA
- the LOC127654451 gene encoding high mobility group protein HMGI-C-like isoform X1: MSCSGCVFMCVGMDVEETGAGHMEAAEEAPAPKRSRGRPRKQPQKSDEILAPRRPRGRPRGSKNKDQRVTTKIEAPKEKKPRGRPRKWPQKTINQEEQQPSHPEVEGAESTEDLPTQTPPSELHQQDSG; encoded by the exons ATGTCTTGCTCCggttgtgtgttcatgtgtgtgggGATGGATGTGGAGGAGACTGGAGCAGGTCACATGGAGGCAGCAGAAGAGGCGCCGGCTCCCAAGCGCAGCAGAGGCAGACCTCGCAAACAACCACAG AAGTCTGATGAAATCCTCGCTCCCAGGAGGCCGAGAGGGAGACCAAGAGGCAGTAAAAATAAAGACCAGAGGGTCACAACAAAA ATAGAGGCACCCAAAGAAAAGAAACCGCGAGGTAGACCAAGAAAATGG CCTCAGAAAACCATTAATCAGGAAGAACAGCAG CCCTCTCATCCCGAGGTGGAGGGGGCGGAGTCAACAGAGGACCTGCCCACTCAGACTCCGCCTTCTGAATTACATCAGCAGGACAGTGGCTAA